From the Acinetobacter wanghuae genome, one window contains:
- a CDS encoding polysaccharide pyruvyl transferase family protein — protein MITVYDTACGSLNMGDEIIMDAVMMQLESMFSHDQFCRYPTHYALAAKTLKKAWKNQLAFVGGTNLLRNYWRYRARKNQWSIGFFDGFKMQPAILMGAGWNSYAEKPEWKAKIFYNNALSKEHLHSVRDQYTLEKLKACGIDNVINTGCPTLWQLTPEHLKQVPNHKAQSVVFTLTDYSRDLEADVKLIQCLNDHYSTLYFWAQGSDDNQYFDQLAQQYPQLFSKIVRIPTSLSAYNTLLKDQDIDFIGTRLHAGIRALQLKKRVIIIGIDNRALEMHKDFNLPVVERHDFVLLKQRIQADWQPNIQLPFDMIVRWKNQFIN, from the coding sequence ATGATAACGGTTTACGATACAGCATGTGGTTCTCTAAATATGGGGGATGAAATCATCATGGATGCTGTGATGATGCAGCTAGAGTCCATGTTTAGTCATGATCAATTCTGTCGCTACCCAACACATTATGCATTGGCAGCCAAAACGCTAAAAAAAGCGTGGAAAAATCAGTTAGCCTTTGTGGGGGGAACCAATTTATTACGTAATTACTGGCGTTATCGTGCTCGTAAAAATCAATGGTCGATTGGTTTTTTTGATGGGTTCAAAATGCAACCTGCTATTTTGATGGGGGCTGGTTGGAATAGTTATGCAGAAAAACCTGAATGGAAGGCAAAGATTTTCTATAACAATGCATTGTCTAAAGAGCATCTGCATTCAGTGCGCGATCAATATACTTTGGAGAAACTCAAAGCCTGTGGTATTGATAATGTGATCAATACAGGCTGTCCAACTTTGTGGCAATTGACACCTGAACATTTAAAACAAGTGCCCAATCACAAGGCGCAGTCGGTAGTGTTTACTTTAACGGATTATAGCCGTGATCTTGAGGCAGATGTTAAATTAATCCAGTGTCTTAACGATCACTATTCAACCTTGTACTTTTGGGCACAGGGCTCTGATGATAATCAATATTTCGATCAACTTGCGCAACAGTATCCACAGCTTTTCAGTAAGATTGTTCGTATACCGACAAGTTTGAGTGCTTATAATACTTTATTAAAAGATCAAGATATTGATTTTATAGGAACACGCCTACATGCAGGTATTCGTGCTTTACAATTAAAGAAGCGCGTTATCATTATTGGTATTGATAATCGAGCATTAGAAATGCATAAAGATTTTAATTTGCCAGTGGTTGAAAGACATGATTTTGTCTTGCTCAAACAGCGTATTCAAGCCGATTGGCAGCCAAA